Proteins encoded by one window of Nyctibius grandis isolate bNycGra1 chromosome 15, bNycGra1.pri, whole genome shotgun sequence:
- the LOC137670604 gene encoding uncharacterized protein: MDSPPYTQLCFLLLTIAAPHPSIAMTNDNPAEGTQDSSFGKTTVTVYHCKGCESNVCEPSNYEDFAIIAETQNETFSNEIIQLVASETHIIMCFQQQNTLSEGIYAIFWEKDVGAGGSCGIVNSGASSETVSGNIIKTCCEAETDPSVVPNPPLKCYTEMSDEKTRKSTADIAEGNLGNPQFSIGEKSSIGIVTPVVILGVFAAALAVYCARQNRNGQGPVIVLHQIFNAVRKIKWAPDTENLTPI; this comes from the exons ATGGACTCTCCCCCCTACACACAGTTATGTTTCCTGCTTCTGACCATTGCAGCTCCCCATCCAA gCATTGCCATGACCAATGACAACCCTGCTGAGGGGACACAAGACTCTTCCTTTGGCAAAACAACTGTGACAGTCTACCACTGTAAAGGCTGCGAGAGCAACGTATGCGAACCATCCAATTACGAAGACTTTGCAATAATTGCTGAAACACAAAACGagacattttcaaatgaaataattcagtTGGTGGCCAGTGAAACACATATCATTATGTGCTTTCAGCAACAAAATACTTTATCTGAAGGAATTTATGCCATCTTCTGGGAGAAAGACGTGGGAGCAGGAGGCTCATGTGGCATTGTGAATTCTGGAG CTTCCTCGGAAACTGTGAGTGGTAACATCATTAAAACTTGCTGTGAAGCAGAAACTGACCCCTCAGTGGTGCCCAACCCTCCCCTGAAGTGCTACACTGAAATGTCAGatgagaaaaccagaaaatcaaCAGCCGACATCGCTGAGGGAAATCTAG gTAATCCTCAATTTTCAATCGGCGAAAAGAGCAGCATTGGCATCGTCACCCCAGTAGTGATTCTTGGGGtttttgcagcagcactggcagtGTATTGTGCTCGACAGAACCGAAATGGTCAAG GACCTGTCATAGTGCTCCATCAGATTTTTAACG CTGTTAGAAAAATCAAATGGGCTCCTGACACGGAAAACCTCACACCTATTTGA